The DNA window ccatctcggtgggaaggtaaacagcattccgtgtctaaatcacactggccatgtgaccacggaaagattgtcttcggacaaacgctggctctatggcttgaagagcgggatgagcgccgccccctagagtcggacacgactggacaaaaattgtcaaggggaacctttacctttacctttatcagaaACTGCCTTATACCAAGCTAAACCATTAGCTCAGTGCTGCCTGCACagactggcagcagctttccaggaTATGAGACAGAAATCTTTTCCAGCCCTACCTAAAGATGCTGAAGATTGTGCCTAAGTGTGCCACATATATCCTTTGTCACAGATGGTTTTTATAGATTCCCAGTCAAAGGGGGGACTTGATTTGCCCACCCCCTTTAGCCCCCCCTCCCAagctgttgttctttagtcattaagttgtgtgtggctctttgtgaccccatggaccagaacatgccaggccgccctgtcttccactgcctcccggagttgggtcaaatccatgttggtcactCCGGTGACCCTGCCCAGCCACCTCGTCCTCCGTTGtagccttctcctcttgccctcacactttcccaacatcagggtcttttccagggagtcatctcatgagatggccaaagtatgggagcctcaccttcagaatctgtccttccagtgagcactcagggttgatttcctcccaaGCTAGCTTAAcacaaaaaatattttggcagCTCACTGAGGACAGAGTGCACCAAGCGAGCACACTTTGGGGTTATTCTTGTTGCTGCCCTCCTTCAGCATAAATGGGCTTATAACAGGGACACTGCAGCTCAAAGAGTGGCCTGTCCCTCTGCCTACAAGGCCGGCTAGCAACACCACCACCCTTCTCTCCTACCACTTTCCTCATGCAGAATGAAGTTGATGAAAACCCACCAGGGGCTCAGGTCAGAGCTATAGGGAGGGATGGAACTCTGGAGGGAAAGGGAGTCACAGATTACCTCCTGGGAAAGATGAATCGAAGGCCATGACCCCGTAAGAAGAAAAAGGTCCGTCTTCAAACATCATGTTCTTGCAAACTTCTACCTCCATCTTCCCCTGTAACAGAAAGGCAATTTTAACGTGTTAGTGTTTATTAAATTAAACTTTGATAGagtgattgactgattgattgactggttTATGTATTTGTAATCTTgaatagtgttttttttattatttatgaaaGAAGTTAtattaaaaatccaatcaatcaaatCATACTTGTGCTTGAACTTTAAACCCTGCTCTTTCACAGAAAGATCAAGCTTGCAATACCTACAGCCTCCGATGATCCAAGCTATGAATAGATGACTCCCATGGAGCCTAATAATGACCGTGAATCTTAATGACTCACACTTCAGATCCCAATTAATACAAACACTACGGTAACATGGCTGCCAGCATATTGGACAAGGAAgagggagacctggattcaaattcccacaTGGCCACAGAGCACTTGGGTGGCCTTGAACCAGTCATAAGTTCTGATCCAAGCCTACCTCCCAGGATTGTTATGAGGATGAAATGGTGAAAGAACCACTTGGAGGAAACATGagatatgaaataaataattaaagttCTTTGTCGTCTTGGGTCTCTCTGCTACGAAATGGGCATAGAATACAATAAGCCAGTGAGAAGATAAATAAACATCAGCAAAAGATTGAGTTATTTATCTAGCAAAATGGCTCACATGCTGGCGCTGCGCATGTTCAGGTGTCCTATGTGGGAGGAAACAGCCTTTCACATAGAGCACTACAGAAAGAGCAGCCCTAACTTTTAAGCTGGTCTGTAGCAACAAACGaccaacagaagaaagaaaaggaaaacactggtgcttctttcttttccaggCTTGATCTGGTTTGTCCAAAGCCTGGCACTTTTCCAACTTTAAGTCTTGTTACTCCTGAGCTTGGATAGTTTTAAAGGCTTTGCGCATGAAAATCTATACTTCTCATCATTTTCCTCTTAACAGGTGCACTTTGCACATAATTTTGCCTGACCGACATGCCGTTTTGCATTTTTGAGTGTAATATGTTTTAAATATGGCATCCATGAATGTATATTTCTGTGTAGTGACACTAAACCATGCACGTTTAGAGCATTTTTGTAGTCTTTGTAAGATAAGCGAGCGCATAAAGTAAGAACTGCAAAATCACCTACATTCATGTTAACAcactcgttcgttcgtttagtcgtgtccgactctgacCAATTCCTCCCTCTTTACAGGATGTAGGTCATGTGCTCTTTCTTGGCTGGTGGACAGATCTAGAGACCGCACAACGTATCTGCAAGATGAGGATGAAGTAATCAGCTTGTTTATTCCTTTCATAAAGGCAATGGTGGGGGGAGTACTTGTGCTCATCAAATTTCAGTTCACAGATGACATCACAGTGTTTAAGGAGACGCAGCAAGTACTTTTCTGAGATGAGACTTGGCATTACCTCTGCAAGATCCAGAGAGAAAACAGGAGACAAAAAgtcacccagagcttggaaaagtgataTGATATCATTGATTGAGACCTCAAATCCCCGAACCACTAGCTgaggatttctgagaattgtagttcagaaagcatagaatcatagagttagaagaggcctataaggccatcgggtccagttccctgctcagtgcaggaattcaaatcaaagcaggacagatggttgtccaattttcttttgaatgcctccagtgttggagcactcaccacttccttaggtaattgattccactgtcatactgctctaacagttgagacatttttcctgacattcatcctaaatctggctccccgtagcttgagctcattacaTGTCCTGAATTCTGGAATGATCAAAAACAAatcctgttcctcctctgtaCGACTACCTTGCAAGTATGCAGCCCATTCATGCAACTTGCATTATCTACTTGTGGTAAGAAGAAACATTTTGTAATCTCAGAGGCCATTctgcttggggattctgggagttgtggtccaagaaaacaactttttaaagacCTGGAGACACCAAGGAGAACTCAACAAAGTGCAAGATACTTCCCTGAGAAAACACTTCTCCAAAGGAGATGGTATTACTCAGACATCACTTCTGCCTACACCTCTCTGCCACTCATAGTGGCCCATAGATCAGACCACTTCCTTCTGGCCCCTGTGTCTGCACAATAAAATGGCAACCAGCCTATAATCCTCAGTGGATGTGGGGGATTTATACCTGCGGAGAGGAATCGATGGGCAGTCAAGAGGAGCGGAGGCAAGATTTTTGCTTCAGAATTGCCCTTGAAGATAGAGAAATCCCACTTCCTTCTGCTGCTGGCTTTTCTTTTAGTCTGATTGTCAGctgcaaaggaaaaaggaaaaaaggttaGTCTGCAGTGCCAGCGATGCCAAAGATGATTGCAGATGGGGCTGTGTGCACACTGCATTGAGCAGAAAAAGGATGCAAGAATCTTACAATTACAGGTTTCAACTAGAAGGACACCAGTGTTTCTAGTGCTCATGAATACTGAAGGACATTTGAAAATGCATGGTTGCAGTCTGCAGATGGCTCAGAAATGAGAGTGTAATTTAAATGAACCTTCATGTGTGGAGGAGGTAGAACTCCAGggctttccacctttccctgtCTTAAATCCCTTCTTAATTTGGAAGTAGAGTCAGCATCAGAATCCTCTCTTCGAGGCACATGAAGCTCCAGCTAGATTAAACTTCAGATTCTGAGCTGTCTGAAGGTAACTATTGTATTTCCAAAATTTTCCCAGCGTTCATGAGCACTAGAAACACTTGTGTTCTTCTAAAGTCTATGAGATTCTGGTTTGTGTTCTTCCCCTCCGTTTCCACACTACACAGCATGTACATATTCCAGTACCAGGTTCGTTTCCCCTTCTAAGCACTGTGTTTGTAATTTATAATATTCTTCTGTGTCCAACATAGTACATTTGGAATGAAAGGAGCACTGCATTCTttcattgtatttatttgttgaatTCATTTATACCCACCATTCATTACCAAACATTTCGAGGAGGGTTGATTGGAGGATTAgatctatatatttatatttgtatcctGCTCTTCAGCAAGTTCCTTGGTCAGCTTAGAAAGATTTAAAAAGGACAATAAAAGCACTGTTTTTTACCTGTattaaggatatattatgttattaattggaaagaaggggtatcatattttaatggaattttattaccctgcctgATTTtacaaaacaatacagtggtgccccgcatagcgacgataatccattccaggaaaatcgtcgctatcctGAATCATTGctatacagaaagaaaaaacccataggaacgcattaaaccccatttaatgccttcctttgggggaaaaactcaccgctatggggaaatcctccatacggccgccattttcactgcctggtatgcgaggaaacacagtggacagacatttttttccctgcggccattttggaaccgccaatcagctgtttaaaaaaaacacggcAATGCGAAAAccagtaagcgaaatgcttaccgatcatcgtaatgcgatttttgggtacttaaaacatcgcaatgcgatcgcttttgcaatcgcaaaatccgcatcgctatgcggattcgtcgttaaacggggcgctcgctatgcagggcaccactgtaattatatgtatctattttatattgatttggttttactggtctttgaccgtaataaagtatactactatTACACATTTGAACACATTGacacaaatacatttaaaatagcaGCATTCAGAGACACCAGATTGAAAAGACACAGAAAAGCTCTGAGGACAGAAATATGGCAGGAAAGAAGCTTCAAGCAAGGAGAGGTTGAATGTTTGCCATGACTGAGTTCTTAGGAGAGAGCCCAGTTCTGGGAAGGGATTCATGCCCTGCCATCAGGCATGCATCGGCCATGTGCAGAACTCCTCAATATCTGTGTCCTGACTTCAGCCACACATAGCATAAGCAAGAAGccttaagatttatttattaggATTATTGCTTTTCATGCTTAAAACCCTGCCACAAACCCACTGGTGCAGCCTTGAGAAAGCCACTGGACCAAGTCACATAGCAAGATTGTTCCAGGGAAAAAACACGATAACCATCTTTTCTGTTTTGGGCATTAACCTTGTTCACCATTTTTTTTGTGCGATATTTATTCGATTCTTTTTAATAATACTGCTTACTTGGGACGGCCTGGAACGACCAACGAGCTCCCGGGAGGGCTTCTTTCTAACGCGTTCCTTTCCCACCCACGACTCCCTGGCAGGTCGCGCGCACCCACGGACTCTCTCtatctcgtgtgtgtgtgtgcgtgtgtgcgcgtgcgcgtgtgcgcgtgtgcgtgcgtgcgcgcgcgcccCCTCCAGAGGTCAGAAAAGTCCCTCAAGTGGCCCACAGAGAAGGGCTACcaatttctgccgcttcccaccAAGACCTCCCGCCTGCAGACCGGCCTTGGAAGGAAACGGGCGGGACCCCGTTCGGAACGCCAGGAAGAAGGCGCCCCAGAAGGTGGACCAATCAGGGACCGGCTCCCTCCACTCGACCAATCATCAGGCCTCCCTTCAAAGGTTCCAGAGTGTCATCTTCCATTGGCCAAGTTCTCCCACCCTGGACCAATCAGAGGCcagccctccttctccccccccccaactccctcGGTTCTTTTCCTCACAGAAAATGGCCTCAAGAGGGACCACCAGGCCTTTTTCAGTCTTGGGGGGAGGCCGGCACTAGGCCTCACCTCTCTCGCCAGGCAGGGCTCACGGGGCGCTCGCTCGGAGTCCTCCGGCCGCAAGTGTCCCTCCGGGAGCCTCCTGGCGATTTGAAACCGCCCGCTGTGTGACATCAGCACGTCCGAGACGTGCTTGGGGGGAGGAGCCAAGTGAATGGGAGGAGCTAAGGCGGagcagagagaaaggggaagcatAAACTAATGAAAAAGTTAGAGAAGACCATCGCCTCAAAGGCAGGGAATGAAGACGGGATACatgaagtggattttttttttgatccaTGAAACCTAACAAACAGTGGAATACAgtattctgcctttcctcttcccccttcCAGATGTTCAGCGGCCCTTTTTTGGCCAAGGCTCTTAAGCTCCAGCGGTTTCAGAAGCACCTCCTCTAGTCACTTCTTGCCCCCACTTGACCCTCCAGTGGTAAAAATGGCAAGCAGGTCATTTGTTTGCCATTTTCACCATCGGCTATTAAACACCGGAGGGAGGAAGTAGTTAGTAGTTACATAACCATGCTAACTAccgttgtatattcattgttttcaacttgagatattgtatttcattattgcaagctgccttgggtccttttcaaggagaaaggtggggtaaaaaatatttagaaaacaaaagattaaataaataataaggagCAGAGTTGCCTGCTTTGTAGCTAGTTAGTTTTCACTGGGAACTACTTGTTACAAAGTCATTTTAGGTGTAATAAAAACATCTGTGCAACTTTTGAAAAtaagttagtttttaaaaattactttcaaGGAGTTGTTTTTCAGGTTGCATGCCATTCTGTCATCGAGCCTAAGGCAAGTACTCtgtatttccaaggtgcaatatcagaattggccactagatggaaccaagAATGGCTGTGGAGAATTTTTCTCTTAGGAATTTGTAAGGAGGGGAATTTTATTCAATATACTGGCCCAAAAGACAGTCTACACTACAGAACCAAAGACAGTAGGTAGCTCTATGGGAAATGCACAAAGGGCCATAAAATGAGCAATACAGATTGGTGTAATCCTTTCAACCTTCTTTCCCAGGAAGTTCCCTTTGATCCTTCCTTCAGAAAGGGGTCTAAGTATTTTTTATTGTCTTTACCACACCTTTGCTAAAAGATGAGGAAGGAAGGTGCTCTTATTTATGCCTTTCAGTAAATGCTGGTCCTCCCACAATTCCTTGGGAACATGACTCCGGCTCTCTTTATATAATTACCAAATCCTACCATAGATagtttttttagccttttgtttctgttgatgggatattcttggcaaagatactggagtggcttgccaattcctactccagattgcgtttagttggaactctccactatgacctgtccgtcttgggtgtccctgcacggcatagcccatagcttctctgaattactcaagccccttcgccacgacaatgCAGCAAtccaccttgctaacaaaagtccgaatagtcaaagctatggtttttcctgtagtgatgtacagaagtgagagctggaccataaagaaagctgaccgccaaagaattgatgctttttaattgtggtgctggaggagactcttgagagtcccctggactgcacggagaacaaacttatccattcagaaggaaatcaaccctgagtgctcactggaaggacagatcctgaagctgaggctccaatactttggccatctgatgagaagatcggactcgctggaaaagaccctgatgttgggaaagtgtgatggcaagaggagaaggggacgacagaggatgaggtggttggacagggtcatcggagtgaccaacatgaatttgatacaactccgggaggcagtggaagacaggagggcctggcgtgctctggtccatggggtcatgaagagtcggacttaacgactaaacaacaacaacatagatgGTTATCTTTCAAAGTTGCAATGTGGAAGATCTCCACAAGGTTGCCTGTATTTTTCAGCCTTGAGGTAATGATAAGGCCACACCAAAGTGCACCGGCAGAGCAAAGATAGTGGAAACAGCAACCTACCTAACGAGAAGAACACCACAAGTTGCTGTTTAGACGTAACATCCTGTGTTAGCTCTAGCTTTTTCAGTAGGAGGCATTTCTCAAGACAGGTACCAAAACTGTGCCGGCAAGAGTTTAAAAACGCGGCTCGCCAGAACCTTTATTGCAAGTTTAACAGAGCAAATTCATTTGGAACTGGGGtgtataaaaatacagaagaatCGCCGGCACTGTGAATGTAAGCCCTATTAGCTTTGAGGTACCCTTGAAAGCCCCGGCTGCTTTCCCCCAGAATCCTCGGAAGCATGGAAACCCTGTGAAAATAACTTCTGTCCAATAACacaacttctatcatactgccatgctccatctttttatttttctgtgcttaCTTGTAAGGTAATTttatattcatttcattttatgatgttttatttgctattttgttactctgttttttgctatttgttgtaaaccaccgagaatggccttggctgccagacggGTGGTatgtaagtaaaataaataaataaaatgtggctCAGTGGTCCAGAATATGTGATGCTGACCCTACTCTTCCCGCTTTGACCACAGATCCTCCACGCATTTGGCAACCTCCACAAACTCCTTCAGGGCTTCAGCGTGAAGGCCGGGGTCAGCTGCCAAGGGCTCAAACAGATTCCGGGGGGCAGCGCTGCGGAGGTCCCGGGGCAGAGGGATGCGGATGGGCAAGGAGTGGTTGCCAATCATGAAGTGCGGGAGATGTTTCCTCTGCAAGGCAGTGTGCAGGTACGAGAGAACATCTCGGAGGGCTGGCCCAAAGTTCTCAGGTTCCCAAGCTGAGGTGCTCCGAAGGAGCAAGAGGTGCATCAGGGAAGTCTTGAAGTGATAGTCGGTGAGCACGGGCTTCTTCTCTGATGATCTGGACTCCCTGAAATAGGTGAGGAGCTGCAGGCATTTCAGGTGGCAGCTGTCCTCTGGAAGCCGCCGGCGCACCCATTCGAAAAAGAGGAGTTCCTGGATGGCAAAAATCTCTCGCCAGATGATGCTTGGGGCACGATCCATTTCGCCGCCCTGAGTAACCAGGAAGACTGAGGAGTCCCCTTGCTGCACCCCGAGGATGATGTCGATCGAAATCGACTTCCCGGACCGAAATCCCAGCTTCAGGCGGCATGCCGTGTTGGACGGCTGGGACACGAGGTCGAGGCTGTAACTTTGGTAGATTTCATTCCAGGCTTTGGCCACCAGTTCCTGGAACCAATGGATGGTCTTCTCGCAATCCAAGAGGGAGCCTGTGCACAAGACCTGCGTGCCGTCGCTTGGCTGGCGCTTGGGATGGTGAAGGAGGCACACCACGTCCCCCAGCAGCCTCTCCCTCTTACACGTGCACTCCATCTTCACCGAGATGCGCCCGTGCCTGCTCAGGGCACCCTCAGGATCGCTGGTTTCGATCTGGAAGGAACGCCCCCTGGGTGGCAGCACCGGCACAAGCACTGTGTAGGCTTTGGAAAGCTGGGTGTGCCACCCTTCAAAGGCGCTGCCCACCCCGATGCAGTTCTCGAGCAATGGGAGGGTGTTCCGGTCCGGCAGGGCTCTCCGGCACGCCTCCAGCAAGCGGTCCACAAAAGAGGTGACAAAATCACATGTGCTGTTCAGGTCGCCCGTTTCCATCTTGACGCGGCGGTTGTAGAACCTCTCCAGCATCAGTCGGTTGGAGCCATAGATGTCAGGCTCCGcctcatcgtcgtcgtcgttctCCTCTTCAGTGGTGATGGTGGAGCCAGAGCTGTCCGTGCTGGAGTCGTCGCTGGGCTCCTTCTCCACGCTGTACTGGCTGTACCCgaagaggat is part of the Pogona vitticeps strain Pit_001003342236 chromosome 8, PviZW2.1, whole genome shotgun sequence genome and encodes:
- the ITPRIPL1 gene encoding inositol 1,4,5-trisphosphate receptor-interacting protein-like 1, which produces MALGPLIFLAVLALVHHPLMVSDDTDPATVDRLQEHEHRMKQEMGHLQVEYDQKEWSWDPRQSWEHWASSDLPAEDGTWDGWHYVALIILILFGYSQYSVEKEPSDDSSTDSSGSTITTEEENDDDDEAEPDIYGSNRLMLERFYNRRVKMETGDLNSTCDFVTSFVDRLLEACRRALPDRNTLPLLENCIGVGSAFEGWHTQLSKAYTVLVPVLPPRGRSFQIETSDPEGALSRHGRISVKMECTCKRERLLGDVVCLLHHPKRQPSDGTQVLCTGSLLDCEKTIHWFQELVAKAWNEIYQSYSLDLVSQPSNTACRLKLGFRSGKSISIDIILGVQQGDSSVFLVTQGGEMDRAPSIIWREIFAIQELLFFEWVRRRLPEDSCHLKCLQLLTYFRESRSSEKKPVLTDYHFKTSLMHLLLLRSTSAWEPENFGPALRDVLSYLHTALQRKHLPHFMIGNHSLPIRIPLPRDLRSAAPRNLFEPLAADPGLHAEALKEFVEVAKCVEDLWSKREE